In Desulfovermiculus halophilus DSM 18834, the genomic stretch GCAGGTGGATATAACGGATCAGGACAAAGAAAAGGCCTTCTGTCTGTCCGCCAGGGCCCTGGGCAACACCCAGCGGGGGGATATGCAGGACATCGTCTACGTCAAGCCCCGGGCCTTTGATCCGGCCAAGACCAGGGAGATCGCTCAGGAGATCAGCGCACTAAACGCCAAGCTGGCTGCCGGCAACCACAGATACCTGCTCATCGGCCCCGGACGCTGGGGGTCGGCTGACCGCTTCCTGGGTATCCCGGTCAACTGGCGGGACATACACGGGGTGGGGGCTATTGTGGAAACCGATTCTGACAAGCTCAAGGCCGAACCGTCCCAGGGGTCCCACTTCTTCCACAACATCACCACCCTGGGCATCAACTACTTAACGGTCACCGACCGGGAGCACGGCTTTCTGGACTGGGCATGGCTGCAAAGCCAGGAGGCTCATCAGCAGACTGAACATGTGGCCCATATCCGCCTGGAACGGCCCATCATGCTCAAGGTGGACGGCCGAACCTCCACTGGGGTGCTATTTGTGGGGTAATACGTGGAAAAGACTTTGATTCTGCCTGCAATGACGGAAGAGAAGAACCGCCAACCGCTGATCGCGCTAATCTTCTGATCTCTACCCTTCTTCTCTTTATCAGCGCCAATCAGCGCTATCAGCGGTGCAAATTTCTTCCTCTTTTTATCGTTCCCACGCTCTGCGTGGGAACTCTTTTGGACGCTCCGGCGTCCAGAAAGAGACCGCAGGAGCGGTTAGGAAAGCTCCCACGCAGAGCGTGGGAGCTTTAAGAATACCCCCCTTGGATTCCCCCCTCAAGGGGGGACTTGATTCGCAGATCCCGGGCGCAATCCGAAAAATACAGCTCTGCCACAATCTGTTGAACACATAATCCGACTCAAGAAGTCGCCCGGCTTACAGAATGCAAGCCACAGCTGATCTCCCACCCCGTCCCCCCTTGAGGGGGGTTGGGGGGTGTTCCTTTCTGCTTTTTTCTGTCTTCTGCCCTCTGACCTCTGATCTCTGACGTCTGTCCTCTTTCTTCTGTCTTCTGTCCTCTGACCTCTGTCTTGAGGGGGGTTGGGGGGTGTTTCTTTTATCAGCGCCAATCAGCGCCATCAGCGGTGCAAGCTTCTTCCTCTCCTTCTTTTCTCTTCTTCCCTGACAAATCCATCGGCGGTTCCATCTCTTCTCCGTCACCGCCCGCTCCCTTCACGCGCAGCCTACTCCTTTCCCAGCATGCCTTCCTTCAAACTCCCCTGCACCGGATCGTCCCCAAGCCAAATCCCGAACAGCGCCTGCTTGAAGTCCAGTCCGGGCACAGTGGTCAACCGCTCTCCGTTCTTCACCGTCACCACGCCCTGCTCCGGCACATAGACCAGATCAAAAACATCCCCTTTGGCGATTTCTTCCTTTTTGAACACGGAGATGAAATCCTCGATCCGGTCCTGAACCGCGGAGGTGTCTCCACCCGTGGCCTTTACAAATCCCTCCCGGGTGGCCTCTTCCATCTTCTCCGAGGTGATCATCTTGGACAGAATGTGCAGCCTGATGGCCATAGCTTCGTCCCCAGCGCTCACCTCTGAGCCCGAGGTTGCTGCGGACTGCAGGTACAGGGCTCCGACGTACAGATCGAAAAAAAACTTGCTCCTGACCCCGGTTCCGTTCAATGTGAGCTCCACACCCTCCTCAGTGAGGACCTCCGGAACCTGAACTCCTTCCACTTCGACCGCCCATGCACTACTTCCTCCGGCCAAAAAGACAAACACAACAGCAGCGAGCATCCAAGCGCGCATACAGCACCTCCTGATTTGAGCACCATACATAAACCGTCCGGACGGTCAACTCTTACCACGGTTTGTCTTCCTTTGCCAGAGGGACTCGCCATGCCACAGAGAAAGCCGCATTCCTGTCCCGGACCGGGATCCAAGATGACCTTCCCTCGCAGGAATGACTGAAGAGAAGAACCACCAACCGCAGATCGCGCTGATCTCCGCTGATCTTCTGATCCCTAACCTTAAGCATCAATTCACACCGGGGTGGTTTCCTCCCTGCCTTCTGGTAAGCTCTATATCCAGCTCAAAACCCAACACTTCAGCAGCATCCATCAGTTGACTCACAGTTGACTGATGATCGAGATCGAGCAGGCGGCGTATCTGCCGTGCATCACAATGCAAAAGCTTTGCAAGCTTGAGCTGAGAAATGCCCCTATCCCGGATTTCTTGATACAAACACAACTTTACTCCCACTATTGGCGCCGGACTCACAGTATTCTGTCCAGGCTTTGCTATTGATGGACTTGGAATATCCCTGTGTTCGTCCATATACCCGGACAAAGCTACATGAAGGGCATCTTGGGCCCACTCAAGTGCGAACTCTTCATTATCTCCATAGGTCATTGCCTCTGGGATATCCGTGAACCAAACCATGACATCCCCGTTATCCAGATGTGTTATCTCGACAGGATAGTGAAACATCTTCCTCACCTCTTACAGAATATTGATATGATCTATACCTAGCTGTTTGCATATCTCTTGCAGAAACACCGGGGCAACGTCCTTGCTGTCATGGACAGGGATAGTGGCTTGCTTGCCGTGGTATCTGGCCAGGACGTGACCTCCCTTTCCCCGTCCCTCTATCACCTCAACGCCGTTCTTCTTCAGGCGGCGTATAAACTCCCTTGCCTTCATGTCAGCATCACTAGGACATAAATGTCCCTATGTCAATCGCAGGTGGCTACAGAGCAAGTAACACCCCCCTGTTCAGAAGACAGAGGACGGAAGACAGAGGACAGAGATCAGAAGTCCCCCTGCCTTTAGCTACAGACGCACAATGAGATCGAATTTGAAATTGACCAATACTGGATGAAGAAGAACAGAAACACCCCCCACCCCCCTCAAGGGGGGACTTGATTCGCAGATTCCGGGCACAACTCGGAAAACACAGCTCTGTCACAACCTGTTGAACAGATGATCCGACTCAAAAAGTCGCCCGGGTTCCAAAATGCAAGCCACAGCTGACATCCCACCCCGTCCCCCCTTGAGGGGGGTTGGGGGGTGTTTCTTTCTGTTTTCTTCTTTCCTCTGACCTCTGATCTCTGACGTCTGACCTCTGTCTTCTGCCCTCTGCCCTAAAGTCCCCCCCTCTTGCCAAGCTCCGTGCTCCAACGTACAATTTCCCGAAAATCCACCAATCCAGGCCTTCAATCCGGAGGTATCCGTGTCCCGCATCCCCCGCTCTTCATCCTGTGTTTTTTTCGCCCTGGCCGCTGTGCTTTTGTGCCTTCTGACCGCAATGACCTCCGGTCCTTTCCTGCCGTCCCCAGCCTCTGCCGCTGATGCTCCCCAAGTCTCAGTCCTGTATGCCCGCCTGGATGGAACCATCAATCCGGCCAAAAAGGACCTTTTGGACCGGGCCATCCAGACCTGCACCGAGGATGGACACGACCTGCTCCTTGTCGGTTTGGACACCCCCGGCGGTCTGGGCCAGAGCATGCGGGAGATGGTCAAGACCATCCTCAATTCCCCTGTCCCGGTCGCGGTATGGGTCGGTCCCAAAGGGGCCAGAGCGGCTTCAGCCGGGGTCTTCCTGGTGGCCGCTTCCCACGTGGCCGGCATGAGTCCGCAGACCAGCATCGGGGCGGCCTCTCCGGTGGCCATGGGAGGCAAGGAACTTCCGGAGACAGTGGCCAAGAAAATCACCAACGACTTTGTCAGCCTGATCCGGGGAGCGGCCGGAGCACAGGACAGAAACGTGGACTGGTACGAAAAATCAGTGCTCGAATCGGTGAGCATCACCGCCAATGAGGCGGTCATGCAGCAGGTGGTGGAGTTTTTGGCCCTCACCCCCCGGGATATGCTGGAGCAGATCGGAACCCGGGGCATTTCCATCCAGGGCCGGACAGTCTCCTTCGGCCCCCAGGACGCACAGTTGACCAAGTTCGAGCCCGGTTTCCGGACTACATTCCTTTCCTGGCTCCTTCATCCCCAGATCGCCTATTTCCTGCTTTTGGGGGGAATCGCCGGTCTCTTCTTCGAGCTGAGCAATCCGGGCAGCATCTTCCCCGGCGTGTTCGGAGCGGTCTGTCTCCTCCTCGGGCTCTACGCCCTGGCGGTTCTGCCCACCAATGCCGCCGGCATACTGCTCATCTTCCTGGCCATGATCCTGTTCATCCTGGAGCTGGCGGTCACCAGTTACGGCCTGCTCAGTGTCGGAGCGGTGGTCTGCCTGTTCATCGGCTCCCTTATCCTCTTCAATTTCGAGTACGGGTTTGAGGGGCTGACCCTGCAGGTCATCCTGCCCACTGTCCTGGCCGTGTCCGCATTCATCCTCCTCGGCCTGTACCTGGTGACC encodes the following:
- a CDS encoding chalcone isomerase family protein, with protein sequence MRAWMLAAVVFVFLAGGSSAWAVEVEGVQVPEVLTEEGVELTLNGTGVRSKFFFDLYVGALYLQSAATSGSEVSAGDEAMAIRLHILSKMITSEKMEEATREGFVKATGGDTSAVQDRIEDFISVFKKEEIAKGDVFDLVYVPEQGVVTVKNGERLTTVPGLDFKQALFGIWLGDDPVQGSLKEGMLGKE
- a CDS encoding type II toxin-antitoxin system HicB family antitoxin; this translates as MFHYPVEITHLDNGDVMVWFTDIPEAMTYGDNEEFALEWAQDALHVALSGYMDEHRDIPSPSIAKPGQNTVSPAPIVGVKLCLYQEIRDRGISQLKLAKLLHCDARQIRRLLDLDHQSTVSQLMDAAEVLGFELDIELTRRQGGNHPGVN
- a CDS encoding type II toxin-antitoxin system HicA family toxin — its product is MKAREFIRRLKKNGVEVIEGRGKGGHVLARYHGKQATIPVHDSKDVAPVFLQEICKQLGIDHINIL
- a CDS encoding NfeD family protein translates to MSRIPRSSSCVFFALAAVLLCLLTAMTSGPFLPSPASAADAPQVSVLYARLDGTINPAKKDLLDRAIQTCTEDGHDLLLVGLDTPGGLGQSMREMVKTILNSPVPVAVWVGPKGARAASAGVFLVAASHVAGMSPQTSIGAASPVAMGGKELPETVAKKITNDFVSLIRGAAGAQDRNVDWYEKSVLESVSITANEAVMQQVVEFLALTPRDMLEQIGTRGISIQGRTVSFGPQDAQLTKFEPGFRTTFLSWLLHPQIAYFLLLGGIAGLFFELSNPGSIFPGVFGAVCLLLGLYALAVLPTNAAGILLIFLAMILFILELAVTSYGLLSVGAVVCLFIGSLILFNFEYGFEGLTLQVILPTVLAVSAFILLGLYLVTRAQVRPRQTGSQGMLGLSGQVTSWETEGGKARIRGEIWKVRTHDGSQLNPGTQVRVTDVDGLTLTVREEQEGGT